A genomic segment from Spongiibacter sp. IMCC21906 encodes:
- the aroB gene encoding 3-dehydroquinate synthase, with translation MKQLNVDLGDRSYPIFIGSEVMANSDLWRQFIRGKQLCIVSNETVAPLYLPALKAQLDGFDVLEVVLPDGEQHKNLNTLNTIFDALLSRNQNRSTTLIALGGGVVGDMCGFAAACYQRGVNFIQLPTTLLSMVDSSVGGKTGVNHSLGKNMIGAFHQPQCVVADLSVLGSLPDKEFSAGMAEVIKYGLICDVTFFQWLEDNIVGLMARDTALLAEAVYRSCVDKAAVVAEDETEQGRRAILNLGHTFGHAIETAEGYGSWLHGEAVAAGMVLAVTLSEKLGWVSAEVVERSKSLLSKANLPLLPPSSMNLDQFLQLMGRDKKVIDGRLRLVLLKALGDAIVTSDVPVSMVKTVLQEAGVKA, from the coding sequence GAGGTGATGGCCAATAGCGATTTATGGCGGCAGTTTATTCGCGGCAAGCAGCTTTGTATTGTCAGTAATGAAACTGTAGCACCTTTGTATCTGCCTGCTTTAAAGGCGCAGCTTGACGGTTTTGATGTGCTTGAGGTGGTGTTGCCCGATGGCGAGCAGCATAAAAATCTAAATACCTTAAACACGATTTTTGATGCGCTTTTGAGCCGTAACCAAAATCGCAGCACGACCTTGATTGCTTTGGGTGGCGGGGTTGTTGGCGACATGTGTGGTTTTGCTGCCGCTTGTTATCAGCGTGGGGTGAATTTTATTCAGCTCCCTACGACGCTGTTATCGATGGTGGACTCCTCTGTTGGTGGTAAGACCGGCGTGAATCATTCGTTGGGCAAAAATATGATCGGTGCCTTCCATCAGCCCCAGTGTGTGGTGGCGGATTTAAGCGTGCTTGGCAGCCTGCCCGATAAAGAGTTTTCGGCGGGGATGGCTGAAGTTATTAAGTATGGCTTGATCTGTGACGTGACGTTTTTTCAGTGGCTGGAAGACAATATTGTCGGTTTGATGGCCAGAGACACAGCGCTGTTAGCCGAAGCTGTGTATCGCTCTTGTGTTGATAAAGCAGCGGTTGTTGCCGAAGACGAAACGGAGCAGGGGCGACGGGCTATCTTGAATTTGGGGCATACCTTTGGCCACGCCATTGAGACCGCGGAAGGTTATGGCAGCTGGCTACACGGTGAGGCAGTTGCAGCGGGGATGGTGTTGGCGGTGACCTTGTCAGAAAAACTGGGTTGGGTCTCGGCTGAGGTTGTGGAAAGAAGCAAATCGCTTCTCTCTAAAGCGAACTTACCTTTGCTTCCTCCTTCCAGCATGAATCTGGATCAGTTTTTGCAGTTGATGGGCCGAGACAAGAAAGTAATAGATGGACGCTTGCGTCTGGTCTTGTTGAAAGCTCTGGGAGATGCGATTGTGACCAGCGATGTTCCTGTTTCAATGGTAAAAACAGTGCTGCAAGAGGCGGGAGTCAAGGCCTGA